A single window of Anopheles moucheti chromosome 2, idAnoMoucSN_F20_07, whole genome shotgun sequence DNA harbors:
- the LOC128301553 gene encoding uncharacterized protein LOC128301553, with protein MERKEEKEKVKAHRKRSGEHHPLHSTRRETLPTPPPDPTTPSATADGLSHGAAACDTSASTGSYAETDPFKRLFTYREREAQFLRLLCESDPAQDVAGAAGTAGGAGGGIRKPPGPGYAQPGSGNAKEGGSGVTGGTDVMGRNEPGFESVNEFLMLLNRAGPSVAAALSTKDAIDQLDRLHELIGQFLTLQEQNMRMHWQLKNVETLRKLKLMQISMAKDPEAFIINSGGLPEDTSDNDLLDNEIEQNLALLETILAAGNSASSKRSSSKRERSKSVINDEITNFQLHRKESGGRNYPLRRQSAVSDFKPKVSKWTKVKAAFKWEKTSALPANELKSSEAMMIPVNNEVARYLRVPSIPCVGSSGDSVFSSSSGIVVSGGSAPGTPGENSLASSAENLTDMNEDTGGASGSNRGRHGKRDSVKSTERSSQEEDARRSRSLDGDAILEPIRQMDKNKNKSAWSKVKGIVKNHRGSLKSNESRRDAKPSNSVGCSREASPCESMDACEMVMQRDRSDSFSSSQTSPGHRTSAMAPTFLLLPAIGSVAAGDNSAPSGPNSPCGSIPGTQATFSSGEDGDWKPSSIATDGRIHRNGSGDKGIPPGAPTTAMVAPGTSRGSRKSKHIPDIESVPEGVPVETRSPVGSTPVSSTNTNTANSSSSISKLRKSPPKPLSLTRQPDSIEVALASEHPDGTALSLSSSPGPKCSPKRKSYAGISLDPDGSLPGSPSGKQFGFFAGAERVSELVEPGYSSGDVSDQNTPKRRPSPKHRTLQRQREEIERRYQELQLKLQREFDAKQQEWERIRPAALLLNNSPLLLLVNQLLKEEAAGGHGACTSKSQPPPIVEDNLTPDFKKKLNEWRTKHQPGTSKESMIDTKKKPITDWQLWKTGQIKLEGQGLKQLPDAKDLPEDFQKKLSEWKQMKAANKVPPYTTQSSQGGSSEGGSSMKRQQSKASGSAVKKSKTSDELEKDRHQQQQGLSKLKALVTTSETPKKELVVQTTKGFIRFEGISRKFTRKLFEWEKAKGIGPEASTIALLHPGYAPVVVETRGVVLENKREKSPALARSLSMDSIAPVPSASSISHQPSSLSLNDADELKDVDKDSGSNRRVSSNPELELSAEREEPGAVLVEVEDEVLEVADPLMPVLPDEERRQSATLGVNQKTKESGYSSRPSSNSSSILKDSTKLLIRLSEQDSVDRDEVRRLKIVLRALIATLPEFVETGSRNSIAFFAYMKDLALDILRYLHRFDDGTLKDAGEVLSNVQTINGAVAELKKSLHSYMKYATANAGGRKDEDIPQISITPAVGAQATTSIQRTEDSFRSMATINVTPTFVCNAVRVNTVELVQPNPTVHRFPASSESEPAPLTSQSPDSSAYTAPTATAVQCCQCKDSPEKEPRDTSGKKLQRNLSNGSRRKARIKRMGSRQSSKTESDSDDSPQNYVLDVPRKTKRKTSRAKKPASDSTEKLPTATASVEKGAEDVVYVLKIKPGQKIEQVERPQPQNASIGMVPAGGEDVLISPQETCVELLEVTHPSVTEQTAATAPTSVLVKTKRKIFTTVESECSPMLGSGSANQPVAFSQELESGSGASDRNDAPETVVNVVLSPSQEQKLVTNLPPLPQSPGMQRRMDASKAPNKELSPNIRLMIAKYNQRLTTEKGGASPHSSGSCSPVAWRSPVLDRRVRKQTEKYQETIQLSKSASAGSLRKSLKQLEEEKRCELACGGPTGTTGGGGFGDDRDRTRVVKSFSASKIEGTSKTVMEQRELPAGHVEKEPSPELGTFLACDSLRRRDTLSRLERTREQQAAAKELSSSVSSSLSCQTATNATGTIRKERLYKKRTESPIAVGATTGSMKKGATRSEKYTRCRSVPNEECATEVLISSKALKPPSPRLIARRRLNLEQQRTELSRSAPTTPLEENRSILVPLSQRALKLKKAKEEFLRAPTGNRSGAVCSDTSEVWSNRISQISATSTASSSVVEGELTLLMKSASAGVIGVRSSTEHDTLRRNESGSSCIDGEGTAGSISRHSISTASAAGVAGGAGGSIAPSSSGSRFGGLSNLASKLRKVKLRRSSKDLSKMHAISALCRQSLMVDISGEAAAKLGSAQSLGSPRRTGHRVGEPEDEPDGEPLKKSGSVQAICNRFRRSGERNEELKKSRSLGFLEPERNGSG; from the exons ATGGAGAGGAaggaggagaaggagaaggtgAAAGCACATCGCAAACGTTCCGGTGAGCATCATCCGCTGCATTCGACGAGACGGGAAACGCTCCCAACGCCGCCTCCGGATCCAACGACACCGTCTGCCACGGCCGATGGGTTGTCACACGGTGCGGCCGCATGTGACACATCCGCCAGTACCGGCAGCTACGCGGAAACGGATCCATTCAAGCGTCTGTTTACGTACCGGGAGCGTGAAGCACAGTTCCTCCGGTTGTTGTGTGAAAGTGACCCAGCACAAGATGTGGCGGGTGCTGCCGGTACGGCGGGTGGTGCTGGAGGCGGTATCCGGAAACCACCCGGTCCGGGGTATGCACAACCCGGAAGTGGCAACGCGAAAGAGGGTGGATCGGGTGTTACCGGTGGCACGGATGTGATGGGACGCAATGAGCCGGGGTTCGAGTCGGTCAACGAGTTTCTGATGTTGCTGAACCGGGCCGGACCATCGGTGGCGGCCGCACTGTCCACGAAGGATGCGATCGATCAGCTCGATCGGTTGCATGAGCTGATCGGTCAGTTTCTTACGCTGCAGGAGCAAAACATGCGGATGCACTGGCAGCTGAAGAATGTGGAGACGCTGCGTAAGCTGAAGTTGATGCAAATTTCG ATGGCGAAAGATCCGGAAGCGTTTATTATCAACAGTGGCGGACTGCCGGAGGATACGTCCGATAACGATCTGCTGGACAATGAGATCGAACAGAATTTGGCACTGTTGGAAACGATCCTGGCCGCTGGTAACTCGGCAAGCAGCAAGCGCAGCAGTTCGAAAAG GGAGCGAAGCAAATCGGTGATTAACGATGAGATCACAAACTTCCAGCTGCATCGGAAGGAGAGCGGTGGCCGTAACTACCCGCTGCGCCGTCAGAGTGCCGTGTCCGACTTCAAACCGAAGGTGTCCAAATGGACGAAGGTGAAGGCGGCCTTCAAGTGGGAAAAGACCAGCGCACTGCCGGCGAACGAGCTGAAGAGCTCGGAAGCGATGATGATACCGGTCAACAATGAGGTGGCAAG ATATCTGCGCGTCCCATCAATACCGTGCGTCGGCAGTTCCGGGGATTCGGTGTTTAGCTCCTCGTCCGGGATAGTGGTTAGCGGTGGATCTGCCCCGGGGACGCCGGGTGAAAACAGTTTGGCCAGCTCGGCCGAAAATCTTACCGACATGAACGAAGACACTGGTGGCGCCTCGGGAAGCAACCGGGGCAGAC ACGGCAAGCGTGACTCGGTGAAGAGCACGGAACGGAGCAGCCAGGAGGAAGATGCGCGACGATCCCGATCACTGGACGGGGACGCTATTCTCGAACCGATTCGTCAGATGGATAAG AACAAGAATAAATCGGCCTGGAGCAAGGTGAAGGGTATTGTGAAAAATCACCGCGGATCGCTCAAGTCGAACGAGTCGCGCCGGGACGCGAAACCATCGAACAGTGTCGGCTGTAGCCGGGAGGCAAGTCCGTGCGAATCGATGGATGCCTGCGAGATGGTGATGCAGCGCGATCGATCGGATTCGTTCTCCTCCAGCCAAACGTCCCCCGGCCATCGAACGTCGGCGATGGCACCGACCTTCCTGCTGCTTCCCGCCATCGGCTCGGTAGCAGCTGGTGACAACAGTGCACCTAGTGGTCCAAATTCCCCTTGCGGTTCCATCCCAGGCACGCAGGCCACCTTTTCAAGCGGGGAGGACGGCGATTGGAAACCATCGAGCATTGCTACCGACGGACGAATACATCGCAACGGTAGCGGTGACAAAGGTATTCCACCGGGTGCGCCCACAACCGCAATGGTTGCACCCGGGACGAGTCGTGGATCGCGCAAAAGCAAGCACATACCTGATATCGAATCCGTACCTGAAGGCGTACCGGTAGAGACAAGATCACCGGTTGGTAGCACGCCCGTCAGCAgcaccaacacaaacacagcaaacagcagtagcagtatTAGTAAGCTAAGAAAATCACCCCCCAAACCGCTCAGCTTGACCCGGCAGCCCGACTCCATCGAGGTGGCGCTGGCATCGGAACACCCGGACGGCACGGCCCTATCACTGTCCTCATCGCCCGGGCCGAAATGTTCACCGAAACGTAAAAGCTATGCCGGAATTTCACTCGACCCCGACGGTTCGCTTCCCGGCAGTCCCTCCGGCAAGCAGTTTGGCTTTTTTGCCGGTGCCGAACGCGTGTCAGAGTTGGTCGAACCGGGTTACTCTAGCGGCGATGTGTCGGATCAGAACACGCCGAagcgaagaccttcgccgaaACATCGCACGTTGCAGCGACAGCGGGAGGAAATCGAACGTCGGTACCAGGAGCTGCAGTTGAAACTACAGCGCGAGTTTGATGCGAAACAACAAGAGTGGGAACGGATACGACCGGCCGCACTCCTGCTGAACAACAGTCCTT TATTGCTTCTAGTAAACCAGCTGCTAAAGGAAGAGGCTGCTGGGGGCCATGGTGCTTGTACGTCTAAATCCCAACCACCACCAATAGTCGAGGACAATCTCACGCCGGACTTTAAAAAGAAGCTCAACGAATGGCGCACGAAG CACCAGCCGGGTACGTCAAAGGAGTCGATGATTGACACGAAGAAGAAGCCGATAACCGACTGGCAGCTCTGGAAAACGGGACAGATAAAGCTGGAAGGTCAAGGATTGAAGCAGCTGCCAGATGCTAAAGATTTGCCGGAAGATTTTCAGAAAAAACTAT CTGAATGGAAGCAGATGAAGGCAGCTAACAAAGTCCCACCTTACACCACACAGTCATCCCAGGGTGGATCCAGCGAGGGTGGATCGTCGATGAAGCGCCAACAGTCGAAAGCATCCGGCAGTGCGGTGAAGAAGTCAAAAACCTCCGACGAGCTTGAGAAAGATCgacatcagcaacagcagggccTGTCCAAGCTGAAGGCGCTCGTGACCACGTCGGAAACGCCCAAGAAAGAGCTGGTGGTGCAGACCACCAAGGGTTTCATCCGGTTCGAAGGCATTTCGCGCAAGTTTACCCGCAAACTGTTCGAATGGGAAAAGGCGAAGGGTATCGGCCCGGAAGCGTCCACAATTGCGCTGCTACATCCGGGATACGCTCCGGTGGTCGTTGAAACGCGTGGCGTTGTGCTGGAGAACAAGC GAGAAAAATCGCCAGCGCTGGCACGTTCACTATCGATGGATAGTATAGCTCCGGTTCCTTCTGCATCGTCAATATCGCATCAACCCTCTAGTCTGTCACTAAATGATGCCGACGAACTGAAAGATGTGGATAAGGATAGTGGTTCTAATCGGCGAGTGTCGTCCAATCCCGAGCTGGAACTGTCTGCGGAACGCGAAGAACCAGGAGCCGTTTTGGTGGAGGTTGAGGATGAAGTACTCGAGGTGGCCGATCCATTGATGCCGGTACTGCCAGACGAAGAGCGGAGACAGTCGGCCACACTGGGCGTGAACCAGAAAACGAAAGA GTCTGGCTACTCGTCGAGACCTTCGAGCAATAGCAGTTCGATCCTCAAAGATTCCACCAAGCTGCTGATACGGTTGAGCGAACAGGACTCGGTAGATCGCGACGAGGTGCGTCGATTGAAGATCGTGCTGCGGGCGCTCATCGCAACACTGCCCGAGTTCGTGGAAACGGGTTCGCGCAACAGTATTGCATTTTTTGCCTACATGAAGGATCTTGCGCTCGACATACTACGCTACCTGCATCGCTTCGACGACGGCACACTCAAGGACGCCGGAGAGGTGTTGAGCAACGTGCAAACCATCAACGGTGCAGTGGCCGAGCTGAAAAAGTCACTCCACTCCTACATGAAGTACGCCACGGCCAATGCGGGCGGGCGCAAGGATGAGGACATCCCACAGATCAGTATTACACCGGCCGTAGGGGCCCAGGCAACGACATCCATCCAGCGGACGGAGGATTCGTTCCGCAGCATGGCCACGATCAACGTGACACCGACGTTTGTGTGCAACGCTGTGCGCGTCAATACGGTGGAACTGGTGCAACCGAATCCCACCGTACATCGCTTTCCTGCGAGTTCGGAATCGGAACCAGCTCCCCTTACCTCGCAGTCACCTGATTCGTCTGCATACacagcaccaacagcaacggCTGTGCAGTGCTGTCAGTGCAAAGACTCGCCGGAGAAAGAACCCCGCGATACATCCGGGAAAAAGCTGCAACGAAATCTTAGCAACGGCAGCCGCCGGAAGGCGCGTATCAAACGCATGGGCTCACGACAAAGCAGCAAAACGGAGAGCGACAGTGACGATAGTCCGCAGAACTACGTCTTGGATGTGCCACGCAAGACAAAGCGCAAAACGAGCCGGGCGAAAAAACCCGCCTCAGATTCGACGGAAAAGCTACCGACCGCGACGGCCAGTGTCGAAAAGGGTGCGGAAGATGTGGTGTAcgtgttgaaaataaaaccggGACAAAAAATCGAACAGGTGGAGCGGCCACAGCCGCAAAATGCATCGATCGGTATGGTGCCGGCTGGCGGCGAGGATGTGCTTATATCACCGCAAGAAACATGCGTAGAGCTGCTGGAGGTAACGCACCCGTCCGTGACCGAACAAACGGCAGCAACCGCTCCGACCAGTGTGCTGGTGAAAACTAAACGCAAAATCTTCACCACGGTCGAAAGTGAATGTTCGCCCATGCTGGGTTCGGGCAGCGCCAATCAACCAGTCGCCTTCAGCCAGGAGCTAGAGTCCGGATCTGGCGCATCGGATCGAAACGATGCACCGGAAACGGTGGTGAATGTCGTACTGTCTCCCAGTCAGGAACAAAAGCTCGTCACAAACCTCCCACCACTGCCACAGTCCCCCGGCATGCAGCGGCGAATGGATGCGTCGAAGGCACCGAACAAGGAGTTGTCACCCAACATACGGTTGATGATTGCCAAGTACAATCAGCGCCTAACGACGGAAAAGGGGGGCGCCTCACCGCATAGTTCCGGATCGTGTTCACCAGTGGCGTGGCGTTCGCCAGTACTTGATCGGCGTGTGCGCAAACAGACAGAAAAGTATCAGGAAACGATACAGCTATCGAAATCGGCCAGCGCCGGTAGCTTGCGGAAGTCGTTGAAACAACTGGAAGAAGAAAAGCGATGCGAGTTGGCCTGCGGAGGCCCAACCGGTacgaccggtggtggtgggtttggCGATGATCGGGATCGTACGAGGGTGGTAAAATCGTTCAGCGCCAGCAAGATCGAGGGAACCAGCAAGACTGTGATGGAACAGCGCGAGTTGCCTGCTGGACATGTGGAAAAGGAACCATCTCCCGAGCTTGGTACGTTCCTTGCGTGCGATAGTCTGCGGCGGCGCGATACTTTATCCCGGCTGGAAAGGACACGCGAACAGCAAGCAGCTGCGAAAGAGCTATCTTCGAGCGTTTCGAGTTCGCTATCGTGCCAAACGGCAACAAATGCGACGGGCACGATCAGAAAGGAACGGCTGTACAAAAAACGTACCGAGTCTCCCATCGCGGTTGGAGCGACCACGGGCAGTATGAAGAAGGGTGCTACGCGCAGCGAAAAGTACACTCGGTGTCGATCCGTCCCCAACGAGGAGTGCGCAACGGAGGTATTGATCTCGTCCAAAGCACTCAAACCGCCCAGCCCACGGTTGATCGCAAGACGAAGGCTGAATCTCGAGCAGCAGCGAACGGAACTGTCGAGATCTGCTCCAACGACACCGCTGGAAGAGAACCGCAGCATTCTGGTGCCACTAAGCCAACGTGCATTGAAGCTGAAGAAAGCGAAGGAAGAGTTCCTGCGTGCTCCAACGGGCAATAGATCAGGTGCTGTGTGTTCGGACACCTCGGAGGTATGGAGCAATCGCATTAGCCAGATCAGCGCAACCAGTACTGCGTCATCCAGTGTAGTGGAGGGAGAGCTAACTCTGCTTATGAAGAGTGCCAGTGCGGGTGTGATCGGAGTTCGCTCATCAACCGAGCATGATACATTGCGCCGTAACGAGTCAGGATCGTCGTGCATCGATGGGGAAGGTACAGCAGGATCGATATCACGACACAGTATCAGTACGGCCAGTGCAGCGggtgttgctggtggtgcCGGTGGATCCATTGCACCCAGCAGTAGTGGCAGCCGATTCGGCGGTCTATCGAATCTCGCCTCGAAGCTACGGAAGGTAAAGCTTCGACGTAGCAGCAAGGATCTCAGCAAGATGCACGCCATTTCGGCACTATGTCGGCAGAGCCTGATGGTGGACATCAGCGGCGAGGCGGCAGCAAAGCTGGGCAGTGCGCAGAGCCTTGGATCCCCGCGACGAACCGGCCACCGGGTGGGTGAGCCGGAGGATGAACCCGACGGGGAACCGCTGAAGAAGTCCGGTAGTGTACAGGCTATCTGCAACCGTTTTCGTCGCAGTGGCGAACGTAACGAGGAGCTGAAGAAGAGTCGCAGTTTAGGATTTCTCGAGCCTGAACGAAATGGTTCGGGGTAA